Proteins co-encoded in one Rudaeicoccus suwonensis genomic window:
- the prcA gene encoding proteasome subunit alpha produces MSMPFYVSPEQLMKDRADYARKGIARGRAVIVVAYDRGIAFVAENPSRALHKVSEIYDRIAFAAVGKYNEFENLRVAGVRYADLRGYSYDRSDVTARGLANAYAQTLGTVFTQESKPYEVEIVVAQVGADQESDQIYRLTYDGSVADERGFVAMGGGADRISTGLDEQWRVGLDLGEVLRLAVALLAVDPQGEETRTLGADQLEVAVLDRSRPRRTFRRVNGTLLEALLSTDDPTKDVPLNDVATGVHDTHRPDDEPLA; encoded by the coding sequence ATGAGTATGCCGTTCTACGTCTCGCCCGAGCAGTTGATGAAGGATCGCGCCGACTACGCGCGCAAGGGCATCGCCCGCGGGCGCGCGGTCATCGTCGTGGCGTATGACCGCGGTATCGCCTTCGTCGCCGAGAACCCCAGCCGCGCGCTGCACAAGGTCTCCGAGATCTATGACCGCATCGCCTTCGCCGCGGTCGGCAAGTACAACGAGTTCGAGAACCTGCGGGTCGCGGGCGTGCGCTACGCCGACCTGCGCGGCTACTCCTACGACCGCAGCGATGTGACTGCCAGGGGCCTGGCCAACGCGTACGCCCAGACCCTCGGCACGGTGTTCACCCAGGAGTCCAAGCCGTACGAGGTCGAGATCGTCGTCGCTCAGGTGGGCGCCGACCAGGAGTCGGACCAGATCTACCGCCTGACCTATGACGGCTCCGTCGCTGACGAGCGGGGATTCGTCGCGATGGGCGGTGGTGCGGACCGCATCAGTACCGGTCTCGACGAACAGTGGCGGGTCGGACTCGACCTCGGCGAGGTGCTGCGTCTGGCGGTTGCGCTGCTGGCTGTCGACCCGCAGGGCGAGGAGACCCGCACCCTGGGAGCTGACCAACTCGAAGTCGCAGTGCTCGATCGCAGCCGCCCACGTCGCACCTTCCGCCGGGTCAACGGCACACTCCTGGAAGCGCTGCTCAGCACCGACGACCCGACCAAGGACGTGCCGTTGAATGACGTCGCCACCGGCGTGCACGACACCCACCGACCCGACGACGAGCCGCTCGCCTGA